The DNA region GGTTTGGTTCGGATTGGTTTAAGAACCATGCACACCCCTGGACGCAGTAATCCGAGAAGACGAAGATGAAGCAGAAGAAGCAAAACCACCCTTCATAGGACCAAGAAAACAAGGTACCCCATAACTCGTCATCCTCATTAGCAGATATAGTTTAAACATTAGGCCATTTAACTCTTCCTTTCATATAAGCACCATGACCTTTATTGTTATACTCGTAAAAAATACATGTGTCAGGTAAATGCATTTTCCTTCCATGCTTGGTAACCTTCAGGAAGAAAGATGTCATCTATGACTGAAACCATCAACAAGTTTTTCGGATTCATCGGATAAATGCCTCCTGTTAAGATCACTTGGAACATGACCAAAATCGTCAAGTAATTCAGAAACAGAATTAATCATGTCTATAGCATTATTGCTTAAATTCATAGAATTGCTCAAAATCTGAGCCATTCTCTGACTAGCTTTTATGTCTACTTTCTCAAAAGCATCCAAACATGTCTGTTGATCTGAAAGGGTAGCAGCCATCCAAACTTGAAGATCGAAAACAAAGTCACTCAACCTATTGAAATCAAATGTGTCTAATTCACCAACAGATTTATTAACTGCATCAACAGCATTATCCATTACTTCGTCGCAAATTCGCATAGCTTCTTCCGACCTTTTGTCTTTTACCAATTCCTTATAAAGAACTGGATTGTCTATGTGTTTCTGTAACTCCACCGCGTCTGCAATGAGTGCGTTTTTTATACTATCTTTTATGTTTATTGTTCCATTAAACAAACTTCCTAGTTTCGTGTTACATTTATCAGGGTCTGATAGACAAAGACTTTCAACATCCCTTTGTGTGCTAGATGTTTTTCCATTTTGTTCTCCTGGTCCTCCAAGGCCGCCCGCCGCATCAGTTCCGACCACAGTGATAAGAAGAATgtaaaagacaccaacaaatGTAAACCTTTGCTTCTGATTATCACACGCTCCTCCCATATTTCTATGAAAATACTATTAGTATTAATTTTTGTATTAAActatatataatatttttttctATAGTGTGTTTCAAATTCCCTGTAGGGATAGCTCTATCTTCTCCATTTGTGATTTTGATTCTATATATGCACACGCATTGACTTAACTTTACCAGAAAATGTTCCCTTGTTAAACGGATGACATTAGCTGAAATTTAGTAATTCACCAATTTTGGCATTTCATTGTTGAGTGATGGCTATAATAGCCAAATATTTGAGGATGATATTCAAAGTGTCAAATCTAATCAACTTTATATTTAGATGTTCAACCGTGCACTGCGTTGATATGTTTTTTCCCCTCGTTTTATAAGGCACATGATTAGATTTATCCCTTAAATATATGTATTTATTTTATCATACATATTTTATTAGCCAACTAAAGATGACCGCTGGAATAACTATCAGcccatttatttaattattttagaTTAGAAATGTGAAGGATAATAAAAGTAAAAAGTCAAATTCAAACAACATCAAATTCGTATCCGGAAGCAAAGTCCACCATATAAGGTCTTCGATGGCCGATGAAGAGGTCTACCTATAATGTTAGGACTATAATTTCCAGGTCAGTAAAATCGGAGAGAATGAATTTATAAGTATGTGATGAATTGTACCTTGATGTGACGTAGAGTCACACATATATAAGAATGAAGATTATAAGGAATTGGATTCTCACCTGACCGACAAGACTCTAACTCTAAATTTTTGAGAGTGAAGAGAGAGttgttgaaaaaaaaaacaagtgTTAAAGATGAGAGAGTGTAAAATGATGAGAGAGATACGAACAAAAAGGGAGTATGATAGAGGGCTGCACAGAAACGGCAACAAATGATCCAAATTTTGATTATAACCGCCTCTAGTGAACGCGACACCCTATACGGAGGACCATTGGATGGATTCCAACGGTTGGGATGAGGGTGGTGCCTGACTTTAGTGCTGGATCCCTAGTGAGATAGTACATATGTTCGCCAACTTGAATGGACGGAACATTGGATTGCGCCTTCGAATTGGGCCAATCATATTAGATAATTTGGAGAATCTGAAACAGTTGCACCCCAATTTCTTACTATCGCACATGCAACAAGGACTATTGTTGTGGAATTGTTGAGAGCGGACTCAAGGGGGTTCCGCTCTAAAGTGTTGCAACCTTTGGAAGAACTTTTCGGGCAAAGATACTTATGATGAGTTTAGTGGGAGTTGATGGTCTTGAGAATATGTGCATTAAATGTTTGTCATGTTAGTGAAACATTACTTTGAGGAGGATTTACATGCGGTCTTATGTACCTAGGTAGGGAGGCGTCGCTCTTACTGTGTTTGAGTCTACTCGAATATTGTTACACAATCGAGATCACATATGAGCCTTTGATTGTACCTTTTAATATTTCCTTGATTCCTGACCAAATATCCTGACGCCACTGGTTGCCTATATATCGAGGGAGTGGATTAAATTCCTCCTTTAATTTTATTTGCTTAAGAATGTTAATCGATATTTTCTTCCTCGCCATTTTCGAAATCCAACATCATTTTGTGTTCTTTGAGTATTTGATTCAAGAACATTTCAAATATTTAAAATCTGTTTTGATCACCAAGTGTGTGATGACAACTGTTTGTAATAGAAAGTTGTGTGCTTTCTAAAAAGTGTTTGAAATAGAAAGTGATGCACtcataaaaaaaattgaaaaattcTTAAGAAAATAAAAGACAAAGGAAATTAGTCAAAGAAAAGCATCAACCTGAAGAAAGAAAGTTACTCGTTTTGAATGTAGAAGAAGCGGTCATGTCAAAAGTTAGTGTTCTAATCTTTAAAATAAGATCACAGTCAACAACAAGAAGGATAGGAAATCAAAAATAGCATATGTGGCATGACAAGACAATGAAGTGAGTTAATCTTCAGATGAAGAACAAACAAACATGGAATTAATAATTTCACACAATTCTGATAATAAAGAAAACGAGGTTAGTGATCTTGAACAATCTTATGATGAATTACATAATGCTTTCCTTGAATTACATGCAAAATATTTAAAACTTTCTAGAATaagttcaaaataaaacacaaaatatTTCTAGAAAGTAAGGCTAACGACATGAAAGTGGAATTACACAAAGCAAAAAATTCAgcatgtaaaataaatgtgaaaCACCTGAATCAAAAATTGTTGAATTGAACAAAGTCTTAAAGAAATATGAGAAATGACAAAGTGGTTTAGAAAGTGTGATAAGAAAACAAAGACGATTTAATGATAAATGTGGGCTTAGATACTCTAAAGTTGATAAATCAAATACaagtaaaactatctttgttaaaTCTAGCAATAGATTCAACAATGAAGAATCAAATAAAGTGCAAGTTATAATTTATTCTAAGAAGGCCTATGTTAAAAccattattatttattttaaaaaaatcatttctTTAATTCTACATATTTTTATGGCAATACAAAAGGTCATATCTCTAATTCTTTCTATATAAGAAATTTTGGTTTTCCTGATGGTGAGTATGTATGGGTAAGAAAAGAAACTAACCTAAAATAACCTAAAGAATATTGGGTACCTAGTAAGTATTATTGATTGTTTCTTGTAGGTACTTGGAAACCATGTgttaaaatattaaattaagaTTGGTTGTTCAAGATACAATACGATCATATGTAATGTTAAGATTAAAGTTTCATTTGATTGAAGACAAATtgaaaagattgacactttcaAAGAGTATCTCATTGCTATCAATATAATCACTTTAGAAGAGCATCAATATTGATATCAACGTTGACATCAATTTATTATGAAGAAATTAAATACTTTAATATATAATGTATCTTTTCCATATACTACTTTACTTTGGATTTTACtctttttatttttgataatgtcaaaaaGGGGAGAAGAGATGGTTGTTTTTGTTAATTTTCAGGATAGCAAGGACAACATAAACTGCAAAAGAGGAAGATATACAAGATAGAGAGAGCATCATGTGTCAAACAAAAACTTTCCATCAATATATTTTGCCATCATCAAAGAGGAGGATATTATGAAGAAGATGCTCACCATTTATCTTAGTTTAATTTTGACAAAGATGAAATCTTATCAAAGAATAAATATCAAAGATAATAAGTTTGGAATCAAGAATCAAGAACGCACAAGACAAAATCTCatcaaagaagaaaaagtttGGAATTAAGAATCAAGAATGCTCAGGCTTATGGGTATTTTGGAAGTAAAGGA from Lathyrus oleraceus cultivar Zhongwan6 chromosome 1, CAAS_Psat_ZW6_1.0, whole genome shotgun sequence includes:
- the LOC127108991 gene encoding probable pectinesterase/pectinesterase inhibitor 58 gives rise to the protein MGGACDNQKQRFTFVGVFYILLITVVGTDAAGGLGGPGEQNGKTSSTQRDVESLCLSDPDKCNTKLGSLFNGTINIKDSIKNALIADAVELQKHIDNPVLYKELVKDKRSEEAMRICDEVMDNAVDAVNKSVGELDTFDFNRLSDFVFDLQVWMAATLSDQQTCLDAFEKVDIKASQRMAQILSNSMNLSNNAIDMINSVSELLDDFGHVPSDLNRRHLSDESEKLVDGFSHR